GACACTTGACCGATTAGCGATACACTACAACCAGTCCCTCTCGCACCCTCCTAGGGGGTGGCATATTTCAGCGATAACAGGTGGCAAGTTTCAGCAAGAATGGGTGGCAAAGTTAGCGAGAATACACAGTCCGGAACCGAGCACCCACTCGCAGCCCTCGGGTGGTCCGATCGAGTCCTCGCGCTCTGGCACGAGGTCGCCGGTCACGATGATCTGCGGCCCGGGCGTGTCGTGCGCGTGGAACGCTCGGCCGCCGTGGTCGCCTGCGACGACGGGACGGACCACGTCGTCCAGCTCAGGCCCGGGCCCGGATCCAAACCTGGGGTCGGGTCGCCGCAGGGTGCTCTGCCGGGCGAGGCACTCCAAGGGCAGGGTGTCGCGGCCGGTGACTGGGTCGGCATATCGGGATCGTCGATCCGCGTGGTGCTGGATCGCTGGTCCGCTCTGACGCGCCGGGATCCTTCCGGGTCGGGAGTCCAGGTTCTCGCGGCGAACGTCGACCTGGTTCTCGTCACCACCCCGGCGGACCGCTCGAGCGCGGCGCGCGTGGAGCGCGAGTTGACCGCGGCCTGGGACGCGGGCGCACGCCCTGTTGTGGTGCTGACCAAGGTCGATCTCGAGGCCGCTTTGGAGGCCGGGGGCGACCTGGAAGGCGACGGAGCTGGAGGAGGTGGGGGCCGGCTGGTTGCAGAGCTCTCTTCCCGTCTCGTCGGAGCCGACGTGATCGGCACCAGCGCGCACTCAGGGGCCGGCATCGAGCAGGTGCGGGCGCT
The window above is part of the Ferrimicrobium sp. genome. Proteins encoded here:
- the rsgA gene encoding ribosome small subunit-dependent GTPase A, which gives rise to MERSAAVVACDDGTDHVVQLRPGPGSKPGVGSPQGALPGEALQGQGVAAGDWVGISGSSIRVVLDRWSALTRRDPSGSGVQVLAANVDLVLVTTPADRSSAARVERELTAAWDAGARPVVVLTKVDLEAALEAGGDLEGDGAGGGGGRLVAELSSRLVGADVIGTSAHSGAGIEQVRALLRPCRTAVLLGPSGAGKSTFANALLGSDVQATGVVRDADSRGRHTTTARQLLCVPGGGVLIDTPGLRSFGLAGPAELGDVFPEIDELARECRFSDCAHESEPSCAVLDAVARGTIDVARLTSYKKLRREVEVERWRVDPVARQAQRQMLKQRGREGRARGQEKRRGQDAP